In Gemmatimonadota bacterium, the following proteins share a genomic window:
- a CDS encoding anhydro-N-acetylmuramic acid kinase, translating to MKRDRMLVGGILSGTSLDGVDALLLEVRGRDAESLEWEILGFLTESYTPAERNRIAETIASGGVRELTLLATDLGRRFAGVFLELLSRIGVAPDEVEAVGSHGQTVWHEPPAGGKRGATLQIGDPATLAEETGCPIVSDFRGRDMAAGGHGAPLVPWADWALLRRKGVGRALQNLGGMGNVTFLPADGTTDGVRGFDTGPGVALLDGAARRASGGTEAWDADGRRAARGRVNAELLANLLSDPFFALRPPRSTGRERFGETRLDEIVKGVRPESKEDWDGLLATLVALTAGSIARAYRDFLPSTGVDEVVLTGGGARNPALVAAIAEAVAPLPVRCGAEALGMDPDAREAAAFAILAWAHKKGIPANLPAATGASGPRVLGSLTPGGPGR from the coding sequence GTGAAGCGGGATCGAATGCTTGTGGGAGGCATCCTCTCCGGCACCTCCCTGGACGGCGTGGATGCCCTCCTCCTCGAGGTCCGTGGACGGGACGCGGAGTCGCTCGAGTGGGAGATCCTCGGTTTCCTCACGGAATCTTACACGCCGGCGGAACGGAACCGGATCGCGGAAACGATCGCCTCCGGAGGCGTCCGGGAGCTCACCCTTCTGGCCACGGATCTCGGGCGACGCTTCGCCGGAGTCTTTTTGGAGCTCCTCTCCCGAATCGGGGTCGCGCCGGACGAGGTCGAGGCCGTGGGGTCTCACGGGCAGACCGTTTGGCACGAGCCACCCGCAGGGGGCAAGCGAGGCGCGACGCTCCAGATCGGGGATCCCGCGACCCTCGCGGAGGAGACCGGGTGCCCCATCGTCAGTGACTTTCGCGGGCGCGACATGGCCGCGGGAGGGCACGGGGCTCCGCTGGTTCCCTGGGCGGACTGGGCGCTCCTTCGGCGCAAGGGCGTGGGGCGCGCGCTCCAGAACCTCGGCGGGATGGGAAACGTCACTTTTCTTCCCGCCGACGGCACCACGGACGGGGTGCGCGGCTTCGATACGGGGCCCGGCGTCGCCCTCCTCGACGGTGCGGCACGCCGGGCCTCGGGCGGGACGGAGGCCTGGGATGCCGACGGGCGGCGGGCGGCGCGGGGGCGCGTGAACGCCGAACTCCTCGCGAACCTCCTCTCCGATCCCTTCTTCGCCCTCCGGCCACCGCGCTCGACCGGGCGCGAGCGATTCGGAGAGACGCGCCTGGACGAGATCGTGAAGGGTGTTCGGCCCGAATCGAAGGAAGATTGGGACGGCCTCCTCGCGACCCTCGTCGCCCTCACCGCCGGGTCCATCGCGCGCGCGTACCGCGACTTCCTTCCTTCCACCGGCGTGGACGAGGTGGTGCTCACGGGTGGGGGGGCCCGGAATCCCGCTCTGGTGGCGGCGATCGCCGAGGCGGTCGCTCCCCTTCCCGTCCGTTGCGGGGCGGAGGCGCTCGGCATGGACCCGGACGCCCGCGAGGCGGCCGCCTTCGCCATCCTGGCGTGGGCGCACAAAAAGGGGATCCCGGCAAACCTCCCCGCGGCGACCGGCGCGAGCGGCCCGCGGGTGCTGGGGTCGCTGACCCCTGGTGGACCGGGACGGTGA
- the ggt gene encoding gamma-glutamyltransferase, which translates to MTRAVSSLLFFSLLLSGLSGCEAESPAPALAVARAQVAFPDEWQFPAEVDPVLAPDAMVSSTDRYATEVGLDILREGGNAVDAAIAIAFALAVVHPSAGNIGGGGFMVFRSAEGEVLALDFRERAPAAAQRDMYLDDSGELTDASIVGHLASGVPGTVRGLWEAHQRLARLEWTALVQPAIELAEGFTVGSQLSASLREFQGSLSLFEATRDAFLPGGSLPAMGTVLRQPELAATLTRIRDAGPEGFYSGETAGLIVAEMARGGGIITTSDLAEYTAVWREPVTFRYRGYTVHSMPPSSSGGATLALMANLLEPYPLGAMRWHSPESIHLMAEAWKRAYADRNQVLADPDFVTVPLTRMISPEYAAERGGGISRERATPSTEIGPGAALTEGESTTHFSIVDEEGNAVALTTTLNSSYGSKVTVAGAGFLLNNEMDDFASRPGFPNQFGLVQGEQNAIEPGKRMLSAMTPTIVETADGALFLVAGTPGGSTIITTVFQVLSNVVDFGMNVAQAVNAPRVHHQHLPDRIEFEADGLDPAIVAALGALGHTLEERSGISGDVQAILVLPDGTISAYSDPRRGGTAAGY; encoded by the coding sequence ATGACTCGCGCCGTCTCGAGCCTCCTCTTTTTCTCCCTCCTCCTCTCCGGGCTCTCCGGATGCGAGGCCGAGTCTCCCGCCCCAGCGCTTGCGGTCGCGAGGGCCCAGGTCGCTTTCCCGGACGAGTGGCAGTTTCCCGCGGAAGTGGACCCGGTCCTCGCGCCAGACGCGATGGTCAGCAGCACCGACCGGTATGCGACCGAGGTGGGGCTCGACATCCTGCGCGAGGGAGGGAACGCCGTGGATGCGGCGATCGCGATCGCCTTCGCTCTCGCCGTAGTGCATCCTTCCGCCGGGAACATCGGCGGCGGGGGCTTCATGGTCTTCCGAAGCGCGGAGGGGGAGGTTCTCGCCCTCGACTTCCGCGAACGGGCGCCGGCCGCCGCGCAGCGCGACATGTACCTCGACGATTCGGGGGAGCTTACCGACGCCTCGATCGTGGGGCACCTCGCCTCCGGGGTCCCGGGCACGGTGAGGGGGCTCTGGGAAGCGCACCAGCGGCTCGCACGCCTCGAATGGACCGCTCTCGTCCAGCCCGCGATCGAGCTGGCCGAAGGCTTCACGGTCGGGTCGCAGCTTTCCGCTTCACTCCGCGAATTCCAGGGGAGCCTTTCTCTTTTCGAAGCCACGCGGGACGCCTTCCTTCCGGGCGGCTCGCTTCCCGCGATGGGGACCGTGCTCCGCCAACCGGAGCTGGCCGCAACGCTGACGCGGATCCGAGACGCCGGACCCGAGGGCTTTTATTCCGGGGAGACCGCCGGGCTCATCGTCGCCGAGATGGCGCGGGGGGGCGGGATCATCACCACCTCGGACCTCGCGGAGTACACCGCCGTCTGGCGAGAGCCGGTCACATTCCGGTATCGGGGATACACGGTGCACTCGATGCCCCCCTCCTCCTCCGGAGGGGCCACCCTGGCGCTCATGGCGAATCTCCTCGAGCCGTATCCGCTCGGAGCGATGAGATGGCACTCTCCCGAATCCATCCACCTGATGGCCGAAGCGTGGAAGCGGGCCTATGCGGACCGGAACCAGGTTCTCGCGGACCCGGACTTCGTGACCGTTCCCCTCACGCGGATGATCTCTCCCGAATACGCGGCCGAGCGCGGTGGCGGCATCTCGAGGGAGCGTGCGACCCCGTCCACGGAAATCGGACCCGGAGCGGCGCTCACGGAAGGGGAATCCACGACCCATTTTTCGATCGTGGACGAGGAGGGGAACGCCGTCGCCCTGACGACGACCCTCAACTCGAGCTATGGGAGCAAGGTGACGGTCGCGGGAGCCGGATTCCTCCTGAACAACGAGATGGACGACTTCGCGTCGCGTCCCGGCTTCCCGAACCAGTTCGGGCTCGTGCAGGGAGAACAGAACGCGATCGAGCCCGGAAAGCGGATGCTCTCCGCGATGACGCCGACCATCGTGGAAACGGCGGACGGGGCCCTTTTCCTCGTCGCTGGAACCCCGGGCGGGTCCACGATCATCACCACCGTCTTTCAGGTGCTTTCGAACGTGGTGGACTTCGGGATGAATGTCGCCCAGGCGGTGAACGCCCCGAGAGTACACCACCAGCACCTCCCGGACCGGATCGAATTCGAGGCGGATGGGCTCGACCCCGCCATCGTGGCGGCGCTTGGCGCCCTCGGGCATACGCTGGAGGAGCGGAGCGGGATTTCGGGGGACGTCCAGGCCATCCTGGTCCTCCCCGACGGGACGATCTCCGCTTATTCGGACCCGCGCCGGGGCGGAACGGCCGCGGGATATTGA
- a CDS encoding vitamin B12-dependent ribonucleotide reductase produces the protein MPFTPESRTASDGLLAAGRIPDDLPVAEFTENARLVLARRYLTKDEEGNPTEAPETMFWRVARVVAEEDRDFGASPAAVEELARQFYDLMTTGKFEPNSPTLMNAGRPLGQLSACFVLPVDDALSNGESGIYDTLKAMALVHQSGGGTGFSFSRIRPAGDTVRSTMGVASGPVSFMRLYDASTEVVKQGGTRRGANMGILRVDHPDIRAFITCKDDTSQITNFNISVAITDEFMEAVRNDSEYDLVSPRSGKVFGSENAREIFGLIVHGAWKTGEPGVFFIDRANEFNPVPHLGSYEATNPCGEQPLLPYDVCNLGSINVGKFVRADAERFDDPAGKVDWSALARVVHLSVHFLDNVIDANRYPLEQITRLAQEIRRVGLGVMGWADLLVRVGVPYDSEDGVDMAREVMEFVNEQSRLASERLAESRGVFPAWEGSIWGPDPTCARRDDGSRIRPQRRLRNCNLTTVAPTGTISIFAGCSGGIEPLFAVAFMRNQAGALMPDVNEDFVRLAKEGGWYSDELMERIASEGHIHFEEVPEELQRVFVTSHDIAPEWHVRMQAAFQDHTDSAISKTTNFSNEATEKDVREIYELAFRLGCKGVTVYRDGSRPMQVLSTGKTGKSEVADRERAALESQLADAREEAHRLRVDLERSRREREERDEEARAGRHKRQRPEMLRGRTVKMNSPLGDLYVTINEDESGRAFEVFCTLGKAGGAAMADTEAIGRLASLALRSGIPITAVRDQLRGISCDRAVGIGPNKVLSAPDAVAQAIERYLAEREGVQEELSILSPAPVGTASGTRPEAGSTRMAAQMDQSYLGSCPECGTGQLAYEEGCVKCHVCGYSECG, from the coding sequence ATGCCGTTCACCCCGGAGTCCCGCACCGCATCCGACGGTCTCCTCGCCGCCGGGCGCATTCCCGACGACCTGCCGGTCGCCGAATTCACGGAAAACGCCCGGCTCGTGCTGGCGCGCCGATACCTGACGAAGGACGAGGAAGGGAACCCGACCGAAGCGCCCGAAACGATGTTCTGGCGCGTGGCGCGGGTCGTCGCCGAAGAGGACCGCGACTTCGGCGCTTCGCCGGCCGCGGTGGAGGAGCTCGCTCGGCAGTTTTACGACCTCATGACCACGGGGAAGTTCGAGCCCAACTCCCCTACCCTGATGAACGCGGGGCGCCCACTCGGACAACTTTCCGCCTGTTTCGTGCTCCCGGTCGACGACGCGCTCTCGAACGGAGAGAGCGGGATTTACGACACACTGAAGGCAATGGCGCTGGTTCATCAGTCCGGCGGTGGCACCGGCTTCTCATTTTCGAGGATCCGTCCGGCGGGGGACACCGTCCGCTCCACGATGGGGGTCGCGTCGGGGCCGGTCTCCTTCATGCGCCTCTATGACGCCTCGACGGAAGTCGTGAAGCAGGGAGGAACGCGCCGCGGGGCGAATATGGGGATCCTGAGGGTCGACCACCCCGACATTCGTGCCTTCATCACCTGCAAGGACGACACGTCTCAGATCACGAACTTCAACATCTCCGTCGCGATCACGGACGAGTTCATGGAGGCGGTTCGCAACGACAGCGAATACGACCTAGTGAGCCCGCGTTCCGGAAAGGTCTTCGGGAGCGAAAACGCCCGTGAGATCTTCGGCCTGATCGTCCACGGGGCCTGGAAGACGGGAGAACCCGGCGTCTTCTTCATCGACCGCGCGAACGAATTCAACCCGGTGCCGCACCTCGGATCGTACGAAGCGACGAACCCGTGCGGAGAGCAGCCGCTCCTTCCCTACGATGTCTGCAACCTGGGGAGCATCAATGTCGGCAAGTTCGTTCGTGCCGACGCGGAACGCTTCGACGATCCCGCGGGGAAGGTGGACTGGAGCGCGCTCGCGCGGGTGGTGCATCTCTCCGTCCACTTCCTGGACAACGTGATTGACGCGAATCGGTATCCGCTCGAGCAGATCACCCGGCTCGCGCAGGAGATCCGGCGGGTGGGGCTCGGGGTGATGGGGTGGGCGGATCTCCTGGTCCGCGTAGGCGTCCCCTACGATTCGGAAGACGGGGTGGACATGGCGCGGGAAGTCATGGAGTTCGTCAACGAGCAGTCCCGCCTTGCCTCGGAGCGGCTCGCCGAGAGCCGCGGGGTCTTCCCGGCCTGGGAAGGGTCCATCTGGGGCCCCGACCCGACCTGCGCGCGCCGCGACGACGGGTCGCGGATTCGCCCGCAGCGCCGCCTCCGGAACTGCAACCTGACGACGGTGGCGCCCACGGGGACGATCTCGATTTTCGCGGGGTGCTCGGGCGGAATCGAACCTCTCTTCGCCGTTGCCTTCATGCGGAATCAGGCGGGGGCCTTGATGCCCGACGTCAATGAAGATTTCGTGCGGCTCGCCAAGGAAGGGGGGTGGTATTCCGACGAGTTGATGGAGCGGATCGCTTCGGAGGGACACATCCACTTCGAAGAGGTCCCGGAAGAGCTGCAGCGCGTCTTCGTGACCTCGCACGACATCGCGCCGGAGTGGCACGTCCGGATGCAGGCCGCCTTTCAGGATCATACGGACAGCGCGATCTCGAAAACCACGAATTTCTCGAACGAGGCGACCGAGAAGGACGTGCGTGAGATTTACGAGCTCGCCTTCCGCCTCGGATGCAAGGGCGTGACCGTCTATCGCGACGGCTCGCGCCCGATGCAGGTCCTCTCGACGGGGAAAACGGGGAAAAGCGAAGTCGCGGATCGGGAGAGGGCGGCCCTCGAGAGCCAGCTGGCGGATGCGCGCGAAGAGGCGCATCGCCTCCGGGTGGACCTGGAGCGGTCCCGGCGGGAGCGAGAGGAGCGGGACGAGGAGGCACGCGCGGGACGGCACAAGCGGCAGCGTCCGGAAATGCTCCGCGGGCGCACGGTCAAGATGAACTCCCCCCTCGGCGATCTCTACGTCACGATCAACGAGGACGAGAGCGGCCGTGCCTTCGAGGTCTTCTGCACACTCGGAAAGGCCGGGGGCGCGGCGATGGCGGACACGGAGGCGATCGGCCGTCTCGCGTCGCTCGCCCTTCGCTCGGGGATTCCGATCACGGCCGTGCGGGATCAGCTCCGGGGGATCTCTTGCGACCGCGCCGTGGGGATCGGGCCCAACAAGGTCCTCTCGGCGCCGGACGCGGTCGCGCAGGCCATCGAGCGGTACCTCGCCGAGCGCGAAGGAGTGCAGGAGGAGCTCTCGATCCTCAGTCCCGCGCCGGTCGGGACCGCTTCGGGGACCCGCCCGGAGGCCGGCTCGACGCGAATGGCGGCCCAAATGGACCAGTCCTACCTCGGGAGCTGCCCCGAGTGTGGTACCGGCCAGCTCGCGTACGAGGAAGGGTGCGTGAAGTGCCACGTCTGTGGGTACAGCGAATGCGGGTGA
- a CDS encoding M20 family metallopeptidase — MELLDRARRIAPRLVELRRDIHRNPELSFRETRTAALAAREVAEAGYDVRTGVARTGVIAEIGDGDGPTVALRADMDALPIQEETGLPFASAVKGVMHACGHDFHTAGLVGAARILAELHAEGALPRGRIRLLFQPSEEASDSEGKSGAMRMVEEGAMEGVDAAIGLHVGAHLPAGHVFLREGPFWGGSDEVQVTIEGKGAHAARPNEGVDALALAALGVVAAQQVVSRMLGPSEPAALTFGTIHGGTAPNVVCERVVLTGSLRYFDPGVRARIHRGVEQAFATADAMGGRSEVRFHGGYPPVVNDPTVTRWVEEAVRPVIGDERFVRAEPSLLAEDFAFFAQAVPGAFFWLGAALPEPREHHSPRFDADEEVLPLGAALLATSAVHILERLAESGSRKAKSGA, encoded by the coding sequence ATGGAACTCCTGGACCGCGCCCGCCGCATCGCCCCTCGCCTCGTCGAGTTGCGCCGCGACATTCATCGCAATCCCGAGCTGAGCTTTCGGGAGACGAGAACCGCCGCGCTCGCCGCAAGAGAGGTGGCGGAGGCCGGGTACGACGTCCGGACCGGTGTGGCGCGCACCGGTGTCATCGCCGAGATCGGAGACGGGGACGGGCCCACCGTCGCCCTTCGCGCCGACATGGACGCGCTTCCGATCCAGGAGGAGACCGGGCTCCCCTTCGCCTCCGCCGTGAAGGGGGTCATGCATGCCTGCGGGCACGACTTCCACACCGCCGGCCTCGTCGGCGCCGCCCGGATCCTCGCGGAGTTGCACGCCGAAGGGGCCCTCCCCCGAGGCCGAATCCGGCTTCTGTTTCAGCCTTCCGAAGAGGCGAGCGACAGCGAAGGAAAAAGCGGGGCGATGCGGATGGTGGAGGAAGGGGCGATGGAGGGGGTGGACGCGGCGATCGGGCTTCACGTCGGGGCGCACCTTCCGGCGGGGCACGTCTTTCTCCGCGAAGGCCCGTTCTGGGGCGGGTCCGACGAAGTCCAGGTCACGATCGAGGGGAAAGGGGCTCACGCCGCACGGCCCAACGAAGGGGTGGACGCCCTCGCCCTCGCCGCGCTCGGCGTCGTCGCTGCCCAGCAGGTGGTGAGCCGGATGCTCGGCCCTTCGGAGCCCGCCGCGCTCACCTTCGGCACGATCCACGGAGGCACCGCGCCCAACGTGGTCTGTGAACGCGTGGTTCTCACGGGAAGCCTCCGCTACTTCGATCCCGGCGTGCGGGCTCGGATCCACCGCGGAGTCGAACAGGCCTTCGCGACCGCCGATGCCATGGGAGGGCGGAGCGAAGTGAGATTTCATGGAGGGTATCCCCCGGTGGTAAACGATCCGACGGTCACCCGATGGGTCGAAGAGGCGGTTCGACCCGTGATCGGGGACGAGCGGTTCGTCCGGGCGGAGCCGAGCCTCCTCGCCGAAGACTTCGCCTTTTTCGCTCAGGCGGTTCCCGGTGCCTTCTTCTGGCTCGGAGCGGCGCTCCCGGAGCCGCGGGAACATCACTCTCCGCGCTTCGACGCGGATGAAGAAGTCCTTCCCCTGGGTGCCGCACTCCTCGCGACTTCGGCGGTCCACATTCTGGAACGCCTCGCGGAGAGTGGTTCCCGGAAAGCGAAGTCAGGGGCATGA
- a CDS encoding ABC transporter ATP-binding protein: MSHLRTVLPYFRPYRGTVAAGFGLLVIASGFTVAGPWLLRLAVDSLGSPDTTPARIGGYAGLIVAAALAGGAARYGMRELLNGVSRRIECDLRASFFRHLLRLDATFFGRTRTGDIMSRATNDTLAVRQAVGPAVMYAANTAVMTAFALSLMLWISPGLTAIVLVPMVALPPVVLAFGRVIHRRFQRIQEQFSSLSTRAQENLTGVRLVRAYVQESDQVARFREMNREYMDRNLHLVRVEGLFHPTLGLLTGIAMVALIWSGGARVMAGTLSVGDLIALIFYVNLLTWPMIALGWVVNLFQRGEASMGRINEILGAEPAVVPGVGRPTAGIRGEIEFRDVSFRYPGTKRDVLRHLAFKVEPGETIAIVGATGSGKSTLVSLLPRLYDPTEGQIVLDGIPLGEYDLERLRAEIGVVPQDTFLFSETIESNLGLGLADAMPSGGDEGTDPRILRASEVAQLHEQVTEFPAGYATWLGERGINLSGGQKQRATLARALARDPAILILDDALSSVDTQTEAKILARLGTFLRGRTSFIVSHRATAVLHADRVLVLDEGRIVEAGTPDELRAKGGVYATLLHRQLLERDLEEESGRGNAPGALAGASG, from the coding sequence ATGAGCCATCTCCGAACGGTGCTCCCCTACTTCCGCCCCTATCGCGGCACGGTCGCGGCGGGGTTCGGGCTCCTGGTGATCGCAAGTGGCTTCACCGTGGCGGGACCCTGGCTCCTCCGGCTCGCGGTGGACTCTCTCGGGAGCCCGGACACCACCCCGGCGCGAATCGGCGGGTACGCGGGGCTGATCGTGGCCGCCGCGCTCGCCGGAGGCGCCGCCCGCTACGGGATGCGGGAGCTCCTCAACGGGGTTAGCCGCAGGATCGAATGTGACCTGCGCGCGAGTTTCTTTCGCCACCTCCTGCGCCTCGACGCGACTTTCTTCGGGCGCACCCGCACCGGTGACATCATGAGCCGGGCGACGAACGACACCCTCGCCGTCCGCCAGGCGGTGGGACCCGCCGTCATGTACGCGGCGAACACCGCCGTGATGACGGCCTTCGCCCTCTCCCTGATGCTCTGGATTTCGCCGGGACTGACGGCCATCGTCCTCGTGCCGATGGTCGCCCTCCCTCCCGTGGTCCTCGCTTTCGGACGGGTGATCCATCGCCGCTTCCAGAGGATCCAGGAGCAATTTTCCTCCCTCTCCACGCGGGCGCAGGAAAATCTGACGGGCGTCCGGCTCGTGCGGGCCTACGTCCAGGAGTCCGATCAGGTCGCGCGGTTCCGCGAGATGAACCGAGAGTACATGGATCGAAATCTCCACCTCGTGCGAGTCGAGGGGCTCTTCCATCCTACCCTCGGCCTCCTCACCGGCATTGCGATGGTCGCCCTGATCTGGTCGGGGGGAGCGCGGGTCATGGCGGGGACCCTGTCGGTCGGAGATCTCATCGCCCTCATCTTCTACGTGAACCTTCTCACCTGGCCGATGATCGCGCTGGGATGGGTGGTCAACCTCTTCCAGCGCGGCGAAGCCTCCATGGGGAGGATCAACGAGATCCTCGGCGCCGAGCCGGCGGTCGTCCCCGGGGTGGGACGCCCGACCGCGGGCATTCGGGGGGAGATCGAATTCCGCGACGTTTCTTTCCGGTATCCGGGGACGAAGCGGGACGTCTTACGGCACCTCGCGTTCAAGGTGGAACCGGGCGAAACCATCGCGATCGTGGGGGCCACCGGATCGGGGAAAAGCACCCTCGTCTCCCTCCTCCCACGGCTCTACGATCCGACCGAGGGTCAGATCGTCCTGGACGGGATCCCCCTGGGGGAATACGACCTGGAACGGCTCCGGGCGGAGATCGGCGTGGTCCCGCAGGACACCTTCCTCTTTTCCGAGACCATCGAATCGAACCTGGGGCTCGGACTTGCGGATGCGATGCCGTCGGGGGGCGACGAAGGCACCGACCCGCGGATTCTCCGGGCTTCGGAAGTCGCCCAGCTCCACGAGCAGGTCACCGAGTTCCCGGCCGGATATGCGACCTGGCTCGGCGAACGCGGAATCAATCTCTCCGGCGGCCAGAAGCAGCGCGCGACCCTGGCACGGGCGCTGGCGCGCGACCCGGCGATCCTCATCCTCGACGATGCGCTGAGCTCCGTGGACACGCAAACCGAGGCCAAAATCCTCGCTCGGCTCGGGACATTCCTGAGAGGCCGGACCTCCTTCATCGTCTCCCACCGCGCGACGGCGGTCCTCCACGCCGACCGCGTCCTCGTTCTCGACGAGGGGCGGATCGTGGAAGCGGGGACACCGGACGAGCTCCGCGCGAAGGGCGGCGTGTACGCCACTCTCCTCCACCGGCAGCTCCTGGAGAGGGACCTCGAGGAGGAGAGCGGGAGGGGGAACGCGCCCGGTGCCCTCGCGGGCGCCTCGGGGTAG
- a CDS encoding Fur family transcriptional regulator: protein MTPTSAPQVSPFVRLFGRYLRDQGLPVTQQREAVAEVVFSSSEHLSVEDIERRLREGGERIGKATVYRTLDLLVRSQLVAEHDFSQGFKRYEHRLSRQPEHEHLICQECGRVTEFKSEEVQRIQDSIAGEHGFLPTRHKLEIYGLCAACRQAGAELPSGGLTCPIETV, encoded by the coding sequence ATGACACCAACATCCGCCCCCCAGGTTTCTCCATTCGTCCGTCTCTTCGGGCGGTATCTCCGCGATCAGGGGCTTCCGGTGACGCAGCAGCGGGAGGCCGTCGCCGAGGTCGTTTTTTCTTCGTCGGAGCACCTCTCCGTCGAAGACATCGAGCGGCGGCTGCGCGAGGGCGGGGAGCGCATCGGCAAAGCCACGGTTTATCGCACGCTCGACCTCCTCGTGCGCAGCCAGCTCGTGGCCGAGCACGACTTCAGCCAGGGGTTCAAGCGTTACGAACACCGCCTCTCCCGGCAGCCGGAGCATGAACACCTCATCTGCCAGGAGTGCGGGAGGGTGACCGAGTTCAAGAGCGAGGAGGTCCAGAGGATCCAGGACTCGATCGCGGGAGAACACGGCTTCCTCCCTACCCGGCACAAGCTGGAGATCTATGGGCTCTGCGCCGCCTGCCGGCAGGCGGGGGCCGAGCTTCCGAGCGGAGGGTTGACCTGCCCGATCGAGACCGTCTGA
- a CDS encoding phospholipase D-like domain-containing protein → MSRATASSRIDGNLIALQFDGPTTFDTWLEAIRKARSYVHFENYILRDDDVGREFRDALTERARAGVQVRVLYDWVGCWATPRRYWRPFRAAGVAVRAFNPPSVGDPLGVFQRGHRKLVVVDGEVAYIGGFCVGQEWAGTDVDPPWRDTGVEIRGPAAAHAAQAFERSWTETGAKIPPELRADPANTPIRGNSKVWLIEGRPWRSRVYRATQLMASWARHRLWITDPYFLAPRPVSEALMAAARDGVDVRILVPAHNNWPWVGSLSRGGFRSLLMAGVRLFEWQGPMIHAKTSVVDGRWCRIGSTNLNSASLLGNWELDVGVLDEDLASQVQALFFADLASAVEIVLPNHLSARPRELGEPGLGTTPLDGEHTFPGPKGWHRAGGQTLTIADLVRAGSALGDAIAGQRVLGREDRVTLWTAVIILLAVAALAAFFPRAVGWVLAVGFGWIGLTLAVRSAVQARRARREKEAGPED, encoded by the coding sequence ATGAGCCGGGCTACCGCCTCGTCGCGGATTGACGGGAATCTGATCGCCCTTCAGTTCGATGGTCCCACGACGTTCGACACCTGGCTCGAGGCCATCCGCAAAGCCCGCTCTTACGTACACTTCGAGAACTACATCCTCCGGGACGACGACGTCGGCCGCGAGTTCCGAGATGCGCTGACGGAGCGCGCGCGGGCCGGGGTGCAAGTGCGCGTCCTCTACGACTGGGTCGGATGTTGGGCGACTCCGCGGCGTTATTGGCGTCCGTTTCGCGCCGCGGGGGTCGCGGTCCGGGCCTTTAATCCGCCGAGCGTCGGCGACCCTCTCGGCGTTTTCCAGCGCGGCCATCGGAAGCTCGTCGTCGTGGACGGTGAGGTTGCCTACATCGGAGGGTTCTGCGTCGGCCAGGAGTGGGCGGGGACCGATGTGGATCCTCCTTGGCGCGACACCGGGGTGGAGATTCGCGGCCCCGCGGCGGCTCACGCCGCGCAGGCCTTCGAGCGGTCGTGGACCGAAACGGGGGCGAAAATCCCTCCCGAGCTCCGCGCCGACCCCGCGAATACTCCGATCCGGGGCAACTCGAAGGTCTGGCTAATCGAAGGCCGCCCATGGCGCTCGCGCGTTTATCGAGCCACCCAGCTCATGGCTTCCTGGGCGCGCCATCGCCTCTGGATCACCGACCCCTACTTCCTCGCGCCGCGACCCGTCTCGGAGGCGCTCATGGCGGCGGCCCGGGACGGGGTGGACGTTCGGATCCTGGTGCCCGCGCACAACAACTGGCCCTGGGTGGGGAGCCTTTCCCGCGGTGGATTCCGGTCGCTCCTCATGGCAGGAGTGCGGCTCTTCGAGTGGCAGGGGCCGATGATCCACGCGAAGACGTCGGTCGTGGACGGGCGGTGGTGCCGGATTGGGTCCACGAACCTGAATTCGGCCTCGCTTCTCGGGAATTGGGAGCTCGATGTCGGTGTCCTCGACGAAGATCTGGCCTCCCAGGTGCAGGCGCTTTTTTTCGCGGACCTCGCGTCCGCTGTGGAGATCGTCCTCCCGAATCACCTGTCGGCGCGCCCGAGGGAGCTGGGGGAGCCGGGGCTCGGGACCACCCCCCTCGATGGAGAGCATACCTTTCCAGGGCCCAAAGGGTGGCACCGAGCCGGGGGACAGACCCTCACGATCGCCGACCTCGTGCGCGCGGGCTCCGCTCTTGGAGACGCGATCGCCGGCCAGCGCGTGCTCGGCCGCGAGGACCGCGTGACCCTCTGGACCGCGGTCATCATTCTCCTCGCCGTGGCGGCATTGGCCGCATTTTTCCCGCGGGCGGTCGGATGGGTCTTGGCCGTGGGCTTCGGCTGGATCGGGCTGACGCTGGCCGTGCGGAGCGCGGTCCAGGCCCGGCGCGCCCGCCGGGAAAAGGAAGCCGGGCCGGAGGACTGA